CCAGCCGTCCCACATAAAAACTACCCCCATATTTGCTTATTTTTTTTATATTGATTTCCAGTTGGTAAGAAAATTATTTTCATTTGTGAAAAAAAGTCAACCATGTCTACCCAAATCCTTCTTTGATGCTTTGCTCGGGCCCCCTTCCGGTCATTACAGGATACCCCTGAATTGGTTGTACTCTTTTCCCCTGCCTGAAACACATAACATAAACTTTTTAGCTTCCAAGCCACCACGATTGTCACATTTTTGTTACAAAATTTGTTGAAGGTTTACAAAAACTTTTTAATAAGATTAAAGGTTTTTTTGAAATGTTGTAGAAACGTCATTTAAACGACAAAATTATATAAAATACGACATTGTTAAGGAGGTGATGTTTATGAATGAAAATACTAGAGAAATTCATCCTACGCTACAAATGCTCATCCCGGTTGCGGAGGGCCTTGCAAAAACTTTTGGCAGTAATTGTGAAGTAGTGATTCATGACTTGCGTATACCTGAAGCATCCCTGATTTACGTTGCAGGCACTGTTACAGGACGACAAATCGGCGCACCAGTCACGAACATTGTATTGGAAAACATTAAAAAATTTGGAAGTCAATGTAAAGACATCATTGGATATAAGAATATTACTAAAGAAGGACGCATTTTAAAATCCTCAACAATTTTCGCCAGAGATGCTGACGGAAATATAATTGGATGCTTATGCATTAATTATGATGTTACTGAATTACTAATTCACAAGAACCATCTGGAACAATTTATTTCTTTTGGTGACCACCGCGATTCCAATCATGCAAGTGGAGAGTTATTTGCCTCAGACGTATCTGAAGTTTTGGAAAGTATGATTGATCAAGTAATTAGCAAGATGGGAAAGCCCATACCGGGAATGCAAAAGGACGACAAAATTAAGGTTGTTTTGGAATTAGATGATAAAGGTGTTTTTTTAATTAAAGGGGCAATAGATAAAGTCGCTGCTATGCTGGGTGTTTCCCGGTATACAATATATAACTACCTTGAGGAAGGCCGGTCAAACCGGCAAATATTATAACAATTGGGAGGTAAAAGAAATGGAAAAAACACTTTTAAAGACAGATAAAGCTCCTGAGGCCATTGGCCCCTATTCGCAGGCGGTAAAGGTGGGAAATCTGATGTTTATATCAGGCCAACTTCCACTTAATCCTATTGACGGAAAGATTGTGGACGGCGGCGTTCAGGAACAAACAAAACAATGTGTCACCAACCTTAAAGCAATATGTGAGGCGGCAGGGGCTACCCTCGGCGATGTAGTCAAAACTACAATTTTCGTTACCGACATGACACAATTTGCAAAGGTTAACGAGACCTATGGGGAGTTTTTTGAAACCGATGCTCCTGCCCGGGCATGTGTAGAAGTATCATGCCTCCCCAAAGATGCATTAATAGAAATCGAAGCTGTAGTATATATCAACTAAATCATTACTACCAAAACTAAGGAGTTGAGGTCGTGAGTTTCGTTACACATTTGGAATGCGCAAAATGCGGTAAGAATTACAGCAGCGAAGAAGTTCAACAGCTTTGTGAGTGCGGTGGTCCCTTAGTAGTTCGCTATGACCTGGAGGCTGTTAAGAACACTCTTAAAAAGGAAGATTTAAAAGAACGGGAGCCAAGTCTCTGGCGCTATTGGGAACTGCTTCCTTTAAAAGACAAAAAGAACATGGTATCTCTCGGCGAAGGTATGACGCCGGTAATTAAAATGGATGTTGCGGGCCCCGAAATAGGGCTAAATGACTTATACCTCAAGGATGAAGGAATTATCCCTTCCGGTACCTTTAAATCCAGGGGTGCAACTGTAGGGGTGTCCAAAGCTAAAGAGCTTGGCATTAAAACCCTTGCCATGCCTACCAATGGTAATGCCGGTGCATCCTGGGCGACGTATGGTGCCAGGGCGGGCCTGAAATCAGTGATTGTAATGCCGGAGGATGCACCGGAGATCACCCGAAACGAGTGCGCAATTACCGGCGCAGATCTTTTCCTGGTGAATGGTCTTATCAGCGACGCCGGCAAGATCGTAGCCCGTGCAGTTAAAAACTATGGATGGTTTGATGTTTCCACTTTAAAAGAGCCATATCGTATTGAAGGCAAAAAGACCATGGGATTGGAGATTGCAGAGCAATTCAACTGGGAAGTACCCGACGTTATTCTTTACCCCACTGGTGGTGGGGTAGGCATTATAGGTATATACAAAGCACTAAAGGAATTACAGGCTATGGGTTGGATTGGGGAAAAAATGCCGCGACTGGTTGCTGTACAAGCTACAGGTTGTGCACCAATTGTTCAGGCATGGAAAGAAAAGAAAACGGAGTCTGAATTCTGGCAGGATGCTAATACCTGTGCCTTTGGAATTACAGTACCTAAAGCATTGGGTGATTTTATGGTATTAGATGCTGTATATAAAACAGATGGCTGTGCCATTGCCATTGCAGATGACCAAATTTTACAGGCACAGGCAGAGCTGGCAGCGAAAGAAGGAGCCTTCGTTTGTCCTGAAGGTGCCTCCTTATACTCCGCAGCTAAAAAGCTTAAAGAAGAGGGCTGGCTGAAGACAGAGGAAAAAGTTGTTCTATTAAATACCGGTACAGGTTTGAAATACCCGGAGACAGTAAATGTTAAGGTACCTGTGTTACAGCCTGACGAAGACATTCCCCAAAACTAACAAAAAGAAAACCGGCAAGTGATGTTTGCCGGCAAGAAAAATAAATAAAATTGGTTAACGAATCTATCATATAACAGATAAAAATTCTTAGTCAAATAGTTTTTTCCCAGTCCCCACAAATCAAAAATAGTTTCACATCATGTAAATTTATGGGAGGTAAAGGGATGAAGTTAGCAACTAAAATATTTGTTGGTTTGATAAGTGGTGTTATCCTGGGGCTTATCTTAAGTGCAGCAGGTGCCACAGCAATTGCCGACAATATTATACAACCGTTTGGTGATTTATTCATAAGATTAATAAAGATGCTCATTGTTCCCCTGGTTTTCGCTACTCTGGTAGTCGGTGCTTCAAGTGTCAGTGATGTAAGCAAACTGAGTAGAATAGGTGGAAAAACAGTAGGTTATTATTTATGTACGACTGCCATTGCTATAACAATAGGTGTAATCTTAGCAAATATTTTTGCTCCTGGTGTCGGGCTAAGTATATCAACAGATCTTACCTACCAGGCTAAAGAAACTCCCGGTATAGTTGATACTATATTAAACATAGTACCAACTAATCCTATACAAGCCCTTGCAGATGGAAACATGCTGCAAATCATTATCTTCTCGCTGTTTATAGGAATCTGCATGAACCTGGTTGGTAGAAAATCAGAGCCTGTTAAGAATTTCTTTGATGGCTTTGCGGAAATCATGTATAAAGTTACAGAAATAATTATGAGTTTAGCACCCTATGGTGTGTTTGCATTAATCGTACCAGTTGTAACTTCACATGGTCCTGCTGTACTTCTACCATTAGTTAAAGTTATTCTTTTAATGTATGTCGGTGCGATAATACATTCATTAATCGTATACGGTACTGCTACCAAACTCATAGCTAAAATGAATCCAGTGAAATTCTTTAAAGGTGTGATGCCGGCAACGCTAGTGGGCTTTTCCACATGCAGCAGTTCCGGTACACTACCGGTAACTATCAGAAGTACTCAAGACAATCTCGATGTATCCGAAGAAGTCAGCAGTTTTGTACTTCCAT
This region of Bacillota bacterium genomic DNA includes:
- a CDS encoding threonine synthase; translated protein: MSFVTHLECAKCGKNYSSEEVQQLCECGGPLVVRYDLEAVKNTLKKEDLKEREPSLWRYWELLPLKDKKNMVSLGEGMTPVIKMDVAGPEIGLNDLYLKDEGIIPSGTFKSRGATVGVSKAKELGIKTLAMPTNGNAGASWATYGARAGLKSVIVMPEDAPEITRNECAITGADLFLVNGLISDAGKIVARAVKNYGWFDVSTLKEPYRIEGKKTMGLEIAEQFNWEVPDVILYPTGGGVGIIGIYKALKELQAMGWIGEKMPRLVAVQATGCAPIVQAWKEKKTESEFWQDANTCAFGITVPKALGDFMVLDAVYKTDGCAIAIADDQILQAQAELAAKEGAFVCPEGASLYSAAKKLKEEGWLKTEEKVVLLNTGTGLKYPETVNVKVPVLQPDEDIPQN
- a CDS encoding RidA family protein; this translates as MEKTLLKTDKAPEAIGPYSQAVKVGNLMFISGQLPLNPIDGKIVDGGVQEQTKQCVTNLKAICEAAGATLGDVVKTTIFVTDMTQFAKVNETYGEFFETDAPARACVEVSCLPKDALIEIEAVVYIN
- a CDS encoding dicarboxylate/amino acid:cation symporter, whose protein sequence is MKLATKIFVGLISGVILGLILSAAGATAIADNIIQPFGDLFIRLIKMLIVPLVFATLVVGASSVSDVSKLSRIGGKTVGYYLCTTAIAITIGVILANIFAPGVGLSISTDLTYQAKETPGIVDTILNIVPTNPIQALADGNMLQIIIFSLFIGICMNLVGRKSEPVKNFFDGFAEIMYKVTEIIMSLAPYGVFALIVPVVTSHGPAVLLPLVKVILLMYVGAIIHSLIVYGTATKLIAKMNPVKFFKGVMPATLVGFSTCSSSGTLPVTIRSTQDNLDVSEEVSSFVLPLGATINMDGAALYQGIAALFVAQVYGIDLTVLQQFTVVLTGALASIGSAGVPGAGLIILTMVLQSVGLPLEGIALVAGVDRILDMARTATNVTGDASCAVVVDATEKRREEALA
- a CDS encoding transcriptional regulator, giving the protein MNENTREIHPTLQMLIPVAEGLAKTFGSNCEVVIHDLRIPEASLIYVAGTVTGRQIGAPVTNIVLENIKKFGSQCKDIIGYKNITKEGRILKSSTIFARDADGNIIGCLCINYDVTELLIHKNHLEQFISFGDHRDSNHASGELFASDVSEVLESMIDQVISKMGKPIPGMQKDDKIKVVLELDDKGVFLIKGAIDKVAAMLGVSRYTIYNYLEEGRSNRQIL